Proteins found in one Mycobacterium branderi genomic segment:
- a CDS encoding class I adenylate-forming enzyme family protein: MHLPESSVRIEGGGRAVVLPDILGVLDWHGGAGVALEDAQRSVGYPDLGASVRSLAAALALHGISPGDRVAIMVSNSAAAVELYLACALIGAIWVGINPAAPQAERDRQLALVTPTLIVTDTASSSPLGGRTVELAALFADRAHSYDAAPPEPETACAIGFSSGTTGTPKALVHSRAGVSLIAATLARVQLRADDRVGVILPMSIHNLMAVGALPALFAGATCVAVTRMNAAGVAAACRERRLTMVNALVPATIYDLVHDNTIAPEALASLRVAGTGAAGLSEDLRSAFEAKFGVRVIGTYGMTEAPGVVCIEDPALPHIPGGCGKALPHLAVRAYDEQYVRLPAGQEGELVVCAADSGAWAGIYRPALGTWTERGLIPRGRDEKCFRTGDYGWVDADGTVHVSGRTADVIVRGGVNINAAELESVLGQLPGVRDIAVIGEPDARLGQRIVAFVEPVSGATVDAAQLRERARHVLSHNKVPDEFVGAVLPRNAMGKVARTQLRRPTPRRTDLRRR; the protein is encoded by the coding sequence ATGCATTTGCCGGAAAGCAGCGTCCGAATCGAAGGCGGTGGGCGCGCCGTGGTGTTACCCGACATTCTCGGGGTGCTGGATTGGCACGGCGGCGCCGGTGTCGCGCTGGAGGACGCGCAGCGATCGGTGGGCTACCCCGATCTGGGGGCGTCGGTTCGATCGCTCGCCGCTGCGCTCGCACTTCACGGGATCTCGCCGGGCGATCGGGTGGCGATCATGGTGTCGAACTCCGCCGCAGCGGTGGAGCTCTACCTTGCCTGCGCATTGATCGGTGCGATCTGGGTCGGCATCAATCCGGCTGCGCCGCAAGCCGAACGCGATCGTCAGTTGGCGCTCGTGACACCAACCTTGATCGTCACCGACACCGCATCGTCGTCGCCACTGGGTGGCCGCACGGTCGAGTTGGCGGCGCTGTTCGCGGACCGGGCCCACTCCTATGACGCAGCGCCCCCTGAGCCGGAAACAGCCTGCGCGATCGGCTTTTCGAGCGGGACCACCGGTACCCCGAAAGCTCTGGTGCACAGCCGCGCCGGGGTGTCGCTGATCGCGGCCACCCTGGCCAGGGTTCAACTGCGGGCGGACGATCGGGTGGGGGTCATCCTGCCGATGAGCATTCACAACCTGATGGCAGTGGGGGCCCTGCCGGCGTTGTTCGCCGGCGCGACATGTGTGGCGGTGACACGCATGAATGCCGCCGGAGTGGCCGCGGCATGCCGTGAGCGCCGGCTGACCATGGTCAACGCGCTCGTTCCTGCCACGATCTATGACCTGGTGCACGACAACACGATTGCGCCGGAGGCGCTGGCGTCGCTGCGGGTCGCGGGAACCGGCGCCGCCGGGCTTTCCGAGGACCTGCGGTCGGCGTTCGAGGCGAAGTTCGGTGTGCGGGTGATCGGCACCTACGGAATGACCGAAGCGCCGGGGGTCGTCTGCATCGAAGACCCCGCCCTGCCGCACATTCCTGGCGGTTGCGGCAAAGCGTTGCCCCACTTGGCAGTCCGTGCATACGACGAACAGTACGTGCGGCTGCCGGCGGGGCAGGAAGGCGAACTGGTGGTCTGTGCGGCTGATAGCGGCGCCTGGGCCGGAATATATCGCCCGGCCCTCGGCACATGGACCGAGCGGGGGCTCATACCCCGAGGACGCGACGAAAAGTGCTTCCGCACCGGCGATTACGGCTGGGTGGACGCCGACGGCACCGTCCACGTCAGCGGGCGCACAGCCGACGTCATTGTCCGTGGCGGAGTCAACATCAACGCAGCAGAGCTGGAAAGTGTCCTCGGTCAGCTGCCGGGTGTGCGCGACATCGCGGTGATCGGTGAGCCCGATGCGCGGCTAGGGCAGCGGATCGTCGCATTCGTCGAACCGGTTTCCGGCGCAACCGTGGATGCCGCACAGCTGCGCGAGCGCGCTCGTCATGTGCTGTCTCACAACAAGGTGCCGGATGAGTTCGTCGGCGCTGTGCTGCCGCGCAACGCGATGGGCAAAGTTGCCCGCACACAGCTAAGACGCCCCACACCGCGCCGAACTGACCTGCGGCGCAGGTAA
- a CDS encoding NAD(P)H-dependent flavin oxidoreductase has product MALDIKWRRKLTLPAICAPMFLVSGPELVAAACKAGIVGALPRQNARNIDVFETWLRAIRSDLDAYTEAHPAARVGPIAVNLATNFGAGELAANLALCARYGVEIIISAQGNPAELARRVHDWGGVIFHDVTTMRFAEKAIAAGVDGLTCIGAGGGGHSGTISHLVLIPKIRSIFDGVIVLAGAVSDGAAIRAAEILGADLSYLGTRFIATQESRAHDEYKAMLVRGSSADLMYTPAIAGVAANWMTESMLAVGLDPANLPEPGAKMSYSHLPDGVKPWKNLWSAGQGIDLIDDVPPVAELVRRLRREYVEACETPDMADAARIVDEVLQA; this is encoded by the coding sequence GTGGCCCTCGACATCAAGTGGCGGCGGAAGCTGACACTGCCCGCCATCTGTGCGCCCATGTTCCTGGTGAGCGGCCCCGAACTGGTCGCTGCGGCATGCAAGGCCGGCATCGTCGGCGCCTTACCGCGCCAAAATGCCCGCAACATCGACGTATTCGAGACCTGGTTGCGGGCGATCCGCAGCGACCTCGACGCCTACACCGAAGCGCATCCCGCTGCCCGCGTCGGACCGATCGCGGTCAACCTGGCCACCAACTTCGGCGCCGGCGAGTTAGCGGCCAACCTGGCGCTGTGTGCGCGCTACGGCGTCGAGATCATCATCTCGGCCCAGGGCAACCCCGCGGAACTGGCGCGGCGGGTGCATGACTGGGGCGGTGTCATATTCCACGACGTCACCACGATGCGATTCGCCGAGAAAGCCATCGCGGCAGGAGTCGACGGACTGACCTGCATCGGCGCCGGCGGCGGCGGGCACTCGGGGACGATCAGCCATCTCGTGCTGATCCCCAAGATCCGCAGCATCTTCGACGGTGTCATCGTGCTGGCCGGCGCGGTGTCCGACGGTGCGGCGATCCGGGCGGCGGAGATCCTCGGCGCCGACTTGTCTTATCTGGGAACACGATTCATCGCCACTCAGGAATCCCGTGCGCACGATGAGTACAAGGCGATGCTTGTGCGTGGATCGTCGGCGGATTTGATGTACACCCCCGCCATCGCCGGGGTGGCGGCTAACTGGATGACCGAGTCGATGCTGGCGGTGGGTCTGGACCCGGCCAATCTTCCCGAACCGGGCGCCAAGATGAGCTACTCGCACTTGCCCGACGGCGTGAAACCGTGGAAGAACCTCTGGTCGGCGGGGCAGGGCATCGACCTCATCGACGACGTTCCCCCGGTGGCCGAACTCGTCAGGCGGCTTCGCCGCGAATACGTGGAGGCATGCGAAACCCCCGACATGGCCGACGCGGCGCGAATCGTCGACGAAGTTCTACAGGCCTGA
- a CDS encoding TetR/AcrR family transcriptional regulator, whose amino-acid sequence MASAIGSEPRSGNGPEHAQKAESERNKLLNAAMQVLQRSGWWGFKVESVLRQAGLSTRSFYRHFEKKSDLLLALLEVELGGAAVGLRRQTAAADTPSDKVRAFVAAIIDMAYREDLAKPSSLFASHWRELLPEYPEAIDRCIERMMAPLVEAITEGRARGELQSDDPVADARAIFFLVSSMTADQATLGGATPRAEIEHIVLPFISRAIGLR is encoded by the coding sequence ATGGCGTCGGCGATCGGCTCTGAGCCGCGATCCGGGAACGGCCCGGAGCACGCACAGAAAGCCGAGTCCGAGCGCAACAAATTGTTGAACGCGGCTATGCAGGTGCTCCAGCGCAGCGGCTGGTGGGGGTTCAAAGTCGAAAGCGTGCTGCGGCAAGCGGGCCTGTCGACGCGCAGCTTTTATCGGCACTTCGAAAAGAAAAGCGACCTTTTGCTGGCGTTGCTCGAAGTCGAACTGGGCGGCGCCGCGGTCGGTTTACGCCGGCAGACTGCCGCTGCCGACACTCCTTCGGACAAGGTTCGTGCCTTCGTGGCGGCGATTATCGACATGGCTTACCGCGAGGACCTGGCCAAGCCGTCGTCGCTGTTCGCCTCGCACTGGCGTGAACTTCTACCGGAGTATCCAGAAGCGATCGACCGGTGCATCGAACGCATGATGGCCCCCCTGGTGGAGGCCATCACCGAGGGGCGGGCTCGTGGCGAGCTGCAGTCCGACGACCCGGTCGCCGATGCCCGGGCCATCTTCTTTCTGGTATCGAGCATGACGGCCGATCAGGCCACCCTCGGCGGCGCCACCCCCAGGGCGGAGATCGAACACATTGTGCTGCCGTTTATCAGCCGCGCGATCGGCCTGCGCTGA
- a CDS encoding acyl-CoA dehydrogenase family protein, with translation MTFTLTEEQHELASSVAAFLEKRSPETEVRRLMEQGGAADPAVWSQLAGQLGLTGLIVGEEYGGAGSGFLDFALVAERTGAALLVAPLLSTVAAAGAIMLSCDEQLKSDYLPALAGGERIGTLALAEASASWDPATAQASAEPAAGGQVRLTGTKMYVVDGQHADIFVVSARSPLGSIGLYVVDANRPEVTVTALSTLDLTRPQARVEFDAAPARPLSDEADAAAVAERAVATAAIMLAAEQVGGAQKCLDMAVEYAKVRVQFGRPIGSFQAIKHKCADMLLDVESARSAAYWAAGVLDDDSDNPLIAAAVAKAHCSAAYTRVAGENIQIHGGIGFTWEHPAHLYFKRAKTSEIIFGDPAWQRERLAELVGI, from the coding sequence ATGACTTTCACCCTCACCGAAGAACAACACGAGCTGGCCAGTTCGGTCGCGGCGTTCCTGGAAAAGCGTTCCCCCGAAACCGAAGTGCGCCGGTTGATGGAGCAGGGCGGCGCAGCGGATCCGGCGGTATGGTCGCAGCTGGCCGGACAACTGGGACTGACCGGCCTCATCGTTGGCGAGGAGTACGGCGGCGCTGGATCCGGCTTCCTCGACTTCGCCTTGGTGGCCGAGCGCACCGGTGCCGCCCTGCTGGTGGCGCCGCTGCTCTCGACGGTCGCCGCGGCCGGCGCGATCATGCTTTCCTGCGATGAACAGCTCAAATCGGACTACCTGCCCGCGCTGGCCGGCGGTGAACGGATCGGCACGCTGGCCCTGGCCGAGGCTTCCGCCAGCTGGGACCCCGCCACGGCCCAAGCCAGTGCCGAACCAGCAGCCGGCGGGCAGGTGCGACTGACGGGGACCAAGATGTATGTCGTCGACGGCCAGCACGCCGACATCTTCGTCGTGTCGGCGCGCTCCCCGCTCGGGTCCATCGGTCTGTACGTGGTCGACGCGAACCGCCCCGAGGTGACCGTTACGGCCCTGAGCACGCTGGATCTGACCCGGCCGCAGGCGCGCGTCGAGTTTGACGCCGCGCCGGCGCGCCCGTTGAGCGACGAGGCCGACGCCGCCGCCGTGGCCGAGCGGGCCGTGGCCACCGCCGCGATCATGCTGGCCGCCGAGCAGGTCGGCGGGGCGCAAAAATGCCTGGACATGGCCGTCGAGTACGCGAAGGTCCGGGTGCAGTTCGGCCGGCCGATCGGCAGTTTCCAGGCGATCAAACACAAGTGCGCCGACATGCTGCTCGACGTGGAATCGGCCCGTTCGGCGGCCTACTGGGCGGCCGGCGTGCTCGATGACGACAGCGACAACCCGTTGATCGCCGCGGCGGTGGCCAAGGCGCACTGCTCGGCGGCCTACACCAGGGTGGCGGGGGAGAACATCCAGATCCACGGCGGTATCGGATTCACCTGGGAGCATCCGGCCCATCTGTATTTCAAGCGCGCCAAGACATCCGAAATCATCTTCGGTGACCCGGCCTGGCAGCGGGAACGGTTGGCCGAGCTGGTCGGGATCTGA
- a CDS encoding enoyl-CoA hydratase/isomerase family protein has translation MTDPAPTADAGIVAVLTGSVLTLTLNRPDKANALRQQDCVALREKVEAVDGGGEVRAILIRAEGANFCAGADLVAANEDNGKPRTGHLTRGLAAGAHGLISAVWNCPVPTVAAVQGKAIGLGLHLAVVCDFVVACSNATFVELFCKRGFSVDSGGSFLLPRLVGLRRARQMLLRGTPLDAATAAQWGLIDDVVTPDSVERAASALAAELAAGPTYSLGHTKVLLNNPAVGGLDVALSQEVKSVEATVRSADFKEGLRAFAQRREPVFSGS, from the coding sequence ATGACTGACCCCGCACCCACCGCAGACGCCGGGATCGTAGCGGTGCTTACCGGTTCGGTGCTGACGCTGACCCTCAACCGGCCTGATAAGGCAAATGCGTTGCGCCAACAGGACTGTGTGGCTCTGCGCGAGAAGGTCGAAGCCGTCGACGGTGGCGGCGAGGTGCGGGCAATACTCATCCGCGCCGAAGGCGCCAACTTCTGCGCGGGAGCCGATCTGGTTGCCGCCAACGAGGATAACGGCAAGCCCCGCACCGGGCATCTGACCCGCGGCCTGGCTGCCGGAGCGCACGGCCTCATCTCCGCAGTGTGGAATTGCCCGGTGCCCACCGTCGCCGCGGTGCAGGGCAAAGCCATCGGGCTGGGACTGCACCTGGCGGTGGTCTGTGATTTCGTGGTTGCGTGCAGCAATGCCACCTTTGTCGAACTGTTTTGCAAGCGGGGCTTTTCCGTCGACAGCGGTGGGTCGTTTCTGCTGCCCCGGCTGGTCGGCCTGCGTCGTGCCCGCCAGATGCTGTTACGCGGAACACCGCTGGACGCGGCCACCGCCGCGCAGTGGGGATTGATCGACGACGTAGTCACACCGGATTCTGTCGAGCGCGCGGCCAGCGCCCTTGCGGCCGAATTGGCGGCCGGCCCAACGTATTCGCTCGGGCACACCAAGGTGCTACTGAACAACCCGGCGGTCGGTGGACTGGATGTGGCGTTGTCGCAGGAGGTGAAATCGGTGGAGGCCACCGTGCGCAGCGCTGATTTCAAGGAGGGCCTGCGGGCGTTCGCGCAGCGACGCGAACCGGTTTTCAGCGGCAGCTGA
- a CDS encoding FAS1-like dehydratase domain-containing protein, translating into MTQTANSDTEDRFREATAAEIDDADIAKDRAALRVWAASGSQELLSTATPEAIRNFANGYGDDNPLYTDPGYGQTTRWGGQIAPQIMAAVLNAPLRGDKLPKELRGGSYRGIHAFVSGGTWEWYRPIYSGDTLYSFSGLESVEEKPSEFAGRSLIRVLRDVKLNQHGEVVGVYRTLVIYTERKKARERGKYSTIEDPSYSKADIAALDEIYAAEKVRGAEPRYWEDVVVGEDMGTMAKGPLTTTDIIVFHAGGYGFVPYGLKTGRLAWKNRQRIAPFYIDNAYGVPDVAQRVHWDSEWAKAIGNPRAYDYGVLRECWIHHFLTDWMGDSAFVVRQHDEIRKFNYEGDIQYLTGKVDGKRREDGMMLVDLAVEVRNQRGETTAQADATISLPSREHGAALLPQVPCDLQRDALRIFERHGELLKDTKND; encoded by the coding sequence ATGACCCAGACGGCCAACAGCGACACCGAAGACCGCTTCCGGGAAGCGACGGCCGCCGAAATCGACGACGCCGATATCGCCAAAGACCGTGCCGCGCTGCGTGTGTGGGCGGCATCTGGTAGCCAGGAGCTGCTTTCCACCGCCACGCCCGAAGCCATTCGCAACTTCGCCAACGGATACGGCGACGACAACCCGCTCTACACCGATCCCGGCTACGGCCAAACCACCCGATGGGGCGGCCAGATCGCCCCACAGATCATGGCCGCCGTGCTCAACGCCCCGCTGCGCGGCGACAAGCTGCCCAAGGAGCTGCGCGGCGGAAGCTACCGCGGAATCCACGCCTTCGTCTCCGGGGGCACCTGGGAGTGGTACCGCCCCATCTACAGCGGCGACACTCTCTACAGCTTCTCCGGGCTGGAATCGGTGGAGGAAAAACCCTCGGAGTTCGCCGGGCGCTCACTGATCCGGGTGCTGCGCGACGTCAAGCTCAACCAGCACGGCGAAGTCGTCGGCGTGTATCGCACCCTGGTCATCTACACCGAACGCAAAAAGGCCCGTGAACGAGGCAAATACAGCACGATCGAAGACCCGTCCTACTCCAAGGCCGACATCGCGGCGCTCGACGAGATCTACGCCGCCGAGAAGGTTCGCGGTGCCGAGCCCCGCTATTGGGAAGACGTGGTGGTCGGCGAGGACATGGGCACCATGGCCAAGGGCCCGCTCACCACGACCGACATCATCGTCTTCCACGCGGGCGGCTACGGCTTCGTGCCGTATGGGCTAAAGACAGGACGACTGGCCTGGAAGAACCGTCAGCGGATCGCCCCCTTCTACATCGACAACGCCTACGGCGTGCCCGATGTTGCTCAGCGTGTGCACTGGGATTCCGAGTGGGCCAAGGCAATCGGCAATCCCCGCGCGTACGACTATGGGGTACTGCGGGAATGCTGGATCCACCATTTCCTCACCGACTGGATGGGCGACTCCGCGTTCGTGGTGCGCCAACACGACGAGATCCGCAAGTTCAACTACGAAGGCGACATTCAGTACCTGACCGGCAAAGTCGACGGCAAACGCCGGGAGGACGGCATGATGCTGGTCGACCTCGCGGTAGAGGTGCGCAACCAGCGTGGCGAGACCACCGCGCAAGCCGACGCCACGATCAGCCTGCCCAGCCGCGAACATGGTGCGGCGCTGCTGCCCCAAGTCCCCTGCGATCTGCAACGCGACGCCCTGCGCATCTTCGAGCGGCACGGCGAACTGCTCAAGGACACCAAAAATGACTGA
- a CDS encoding acyl-CoA dehydrogenase family protein: MSSVFRERVRAFLRANDPGPAPKDPTERLGWQRRWAALLVDEGFAAPSWPSRWGGMDLPLAEQVIYHEEFAKVRRPGHPGPGIFVVGPTIIKHGTDEQRQQFLRPGLRGDIIWVQGFSEPEAGSDLPSLRTRAERDGADYIVSGQKIWTTNARNADWLFALVRTGPRESRQHGISYLLIDMASPGVTVRPLRDMTGGSSFCEIFLDEVRVPVSNRVGEENEGWKIARTSMGHERSTAGVAQGMRYRRIVDELHTLAAELGRTNDPRVRQLLASIEIDVRLIILNNTRTLSTVLAGSDPGPVSSIGRLMLAEFEKRLHELAVDLIGAPAVLAPDDSHAVQRGRWVTGWLATRASTIGAGTAEIQRNTIAEQVLGLPRDDLAGASP, from the coding sequence ATGTCGTCGGTGTTCCGGGAACGAGTCCGGGCCTTCCTGCGGGCCAACGATCCCGGTCCTGCCCCGAAAGACCCGACAGAGCGACTTGGCTGGCAGCGCCGATGGGCGGCGTTGCTCGTGGATGAGGGATTCGCGGCGCCGTCATGGCCCAGTCGGTGGGGTGGCATGGATCTGCCGCTGGCCGAGCAGGTGATCTATCACGAGGAGTTCGCCAAGGTGCGCCGGCCCGGCCACCCGGGCCCGGGCATCTTCGTGGTCGGGCCGACCATCATCAAGCACGGCACCGACGAACAACGCCAACAGTTCCTGCGCCCCGGCTTGCGTGGCGACATCATCTGGGTGCAAGGCTTTTCCGAGCCGGAGGCGGGTTCGGACCTACCCAGTTTGCGCACCCGCGCCGAGCGGGACGGCGCCGACTACATCGTGTCCGGACAGAAGATCTGGACCACCAACGCCCGCAACGCCGATTGGCTGTTTGCCTTGGTGCGGACCGGTCCACGGGAGTCGCGCCAGCACGGGATCAGCTACCTGTTGATCGACATGGCGTCACCGGGTGTCACGGTGCGCCCGCTGCGAGACATGACTGGCGGCTCGTCGTTCTGCGAAATCTTCCTCGACGAGGTGCGTGTCCCCGTCTCCAACAGGGTGGGCGAAGAGAACGAGGGCTGGAAGATCGCTCGCACGAGTATGGGTCACGAACGCTCCACGGCCGGTGTGGCACAAGGGATGCGCTATCGCCGGATCGTCGACGAATTGCACACCTTGGCCGCGGAGCTGGGCCGCACCAACGATCCGCGAGTGCGACAGCTACTGGCCTCGATCGAGATCGATGTGCGCCTGATCATCCTGAACAACACCCGCACGCTGAGCACGGTGCTGGCCGGCTCGGACCCCGGACCGGTGTCCTCGATCGGGCGGCTGATGTTAGCGGAGTTCGAAAAGCGGCTCCACGAACTGGCGGTCGACCTCATCGGCGCGCCCGCAGTCCTCGCGCCCGATGATTCCCATGCGGTGCAGCGCGGCCGGTGGGTCACCGGGTGGCTGGCGACCCGGGCCTCCACCATCGGCGCCGGAACCGCCGAAATCCAGCGCAATACGATCGCCGAACAGGTCCTCGGGTTGCCACGCGACGACCTCGCCGGCGCCAGCCCCTGA
- a CDS encoding acyl-CoA dehydrogenase gives MNFAMDDDALGLVDSIADFFERRGDARAIAEAAATSTTADRRRWAALCEMGLPVLRLAGPDGIGAGLLEATAVAEKIGAVLLPEPAVAAVVLADAWSSHPQAAQLLDDLCSGARIVALCGFDTVELSGAGEVSGQATVPDDGVTDAVALPARDLDTAESAIVVIDRAGLGPPIDRTVVDPSRPTAVINLGAVKPLDVLRLSNPSADRIRRELTVLTVAELVGGMHKVLADTLDYVKTREQFGRAIGSFQAVKHKLADMYAATEQARAAVQFAALQCANPDGEASAAVASAARWVPRSAIKLFEDAIHLHGAMGYSWEISVHLHLRRALATRALVNNAEAISLHCVSATSGAA, from the coding sequence GTGAACTTCGCAATGGACGACGACGCGCTTGGCCTTGTCGACTCCATTGCCGATTTCTTCGAGCGGCGCGGTGATGCCCGGGCTATCGCCGAAGCTGCGGCGACTTCGACGACAGCCGATCGCCGACGCTGGGCCGCCTTGTGTGAGATGGGATTACCCGTCCTGCGTCTCGCAGGGCCCGACGGTATCGGCGCCGGGCTGCTGGAGGCCACCGCGGTCGCCGAGAAAATCGGCGCCGTTCTGCTGCCCGAACCTGCGGTTGCCGCCGTAGTCCTTGCTGATGCCTGGAGCTCTCACCCGCAAGCAGCGCAGCTTCTCGACGATCTGTGCAGCGGTGCCCGCATCGTCGCGTTGTGCGGGTTCGACACCGTCGAGCTGTCCGGCGCCGGTGAGGTCAGCGGGCAGGCGACGGTTCCCGACGACGGTGTCACCGATGCCGTCGCACTGCCGGCTCGAGACCTTGACACCGCCGAGTCGGCAATCGTCGTCATCGACCGAGCCGGGCTTGGCCCGCCGATCGACCGAACGGTCGTGGATCCCAGCCGACCCACCGCGGTGATCAACCTGGGCGCTGTGAAGCCGCTCGACGTGTTGCGGCTCAGCAACCCATCCGCAGACCGGATCCGCCGTGAACTGACAGTGCTGACCGTCGCCGAGCTGGTGGGCGGCATGCACAAAGTGCTCGCCGACACCCTCGACTACGTCAAGACGCGCGAGCAGTTCGGCCGCGCCATCGGCAGTTTCCAAGCCGTCAAGCACAAGCTGGCCGACATGTATGCGGCAACCGAGCAGGCACGAGCGGCCGTGCAGTTCGCCGCCCTGCAGTGCGCGAACCCGGATGGTGAAGCGTCGGCGGCGGTGGCCTCGGCCGCGCGATGGGTGCCGCGCTCTGCGATCAAGCTGTTCGAGGACGCGATTCACCTGCACGGCGCGATGGGGTATTCCTGGGAGATCAGCGTGCACCTGCACCTGCGCCGCGCACTGGCCACCCGCGCACTGGTAAATAACGCCGAAGCCATTTCCTTGCACTGTGTTTCGGCTACCTCAGGGGCGGCGTGA
- a CDS encoding alpha/beta fold hydrolase yields the protein MSSDVTHARLELAGAAGSLCADRWVAGGDRGALLMLHGGGQTRHSWNRAARSLAAEDWQVFTVDARGHGQSAWAPDGDYSIDGFVADFLLITEQVQRLTRTPIPPVVVGASLGGITALLGQGERGGAARALVLVDIAPRIEMAGAQRVGAFMRSAPSGFASLEEVADAVAAYQPHRRRPANTDNLRRNVRYGEDGRLYWHWDPQFLRLGDEANDAPLRHQRLIAAARRIDVPTLLVRGAMSDIVSDDGVDELLELIPAARVVDVAGAAHMVAGDDNAVFVDQMTDFLLGLPAGNEANNS from the coding sequence ATGAGCAGCGATGTCACACATGCTCGGCTGGAGCTGGCCGGTGCTGCGGGGTCGTTGTGTGCAGATCGGTGGGTCGCCGGCGGCGACCGCGGCGCACTGCTGATGCTGCACGGCGGCGGCCAAACGCGACACTCGTGGAACCGTGCTGCACGATCACTGGCGGCCGAGGATTGGCAGGTGTTCACCGTCGATGCCCGCGGCCACGGGCAAAGCGCGTGGGCGCCCGACGGCGACTACAGCATCGATGGCTTCGTTGCCGACTTCTTACTGATCACCGAGCAGGTGCAGCGACTTACCCGCACGCCGATCCCACCAGTCGTGGTGGGGGCTTCACTGGGTGGCATCACCGCGCTCTTGGGCCAGGGCGAACGAGGAGGCGCCGCCCGCGCGTTGGTGCTCGTCGACATCGCGCCGCGGATCGAAATGGCCGGCGCCCAACGGGTCGGCGCCTTCATGCGATCGGCGCCGTCGGGTTTTGCCTCCCTGGAGGAAGTGGCCGACGCCGTTGCGGCCTATCAGCCGCATCGCAGAAGACCGGCTAACACCGACAATCTGCGGCGCAACGTGCGTTACGGGGAGGACGGCCGCCTGTACTGGCACTGGGATCCGCAATTCTTGCGCCTGGGCGACGAGGCGAACGATGCGCCACTGCGTCACCAGCGCCTGATAGCGGCCGCTCGCCGCATCGACGTGCCCACCCTGCTCGTGCGCGGGGCGATGTCGGACATTGTCAGCGACGACGGCGTTGACGAGCTCCTGGAGCTGATCCCGGCGGCGAGGGTCGTCGACGTCGCCGGAGCCGCCCACATGGTGGCCGGCGACGACAACGCGGTCTTCGTCGACCAGATGACCGACTTCCTGCTGGGCCTGCCAGCCGGCAACGAGGCGAACAATTCGTAG